The sequence AAGATCCAGTCAAAGGTCAAGATCCAGTCAAAGGACAAGATCCAGTCAAAGGTCAAGATCCAGTGAAAGGTCAAGATCCAGTGAAAGGTCAAGATCCAGTCAAAGGTCAAGATCCAGTCAAAGGACAAGATCCAGTCAAAGGTCAAGATCCAGTCAAAGGACAAGATCCAGTGAAAGATCAAAATCCAGTCAGAGGTCAAGAACCAGTCAAAGGACAAGATCCAGTCAAAGGTCAAGATCCAGTCAAAGGTCAAGATCCAGTCAAAAGGCAAGACCGAATCGGAGGTCCACTCCTCACTAAGCGTGGGTCCTGCCCCAGGGTTCTGATCCGGTGTGCCATGATGAACCCCCCTAACCGATGTCTGAGGGATGCTCAGTGCCCAGGGGCCAAGAAGTGCTGTGAAGGCTCTTGTGGGAAGACCTGTATGGATCCCCGGTGAGGTGAGAAATGGGTGGAGGGAAAGGAGGCCCGTGAGGGGGCAGAGAGGCTGACTGGCGGAGGGCGATCCTAGGCTAGTGGGGAGAGGACATGGGAGGTGATGGAGAGACTGAGGGGTCTCAGGGGCTACCACTGGGGTCCTGAGAAGGATGGCATGTGGACGTGGTCCTGCCTCCCACTGCCTCTGAGTCTCTCATCTGCTGACTCACGTTTCCGATTCTCTTTTCTTCTACCAGGTAGAGTCTGTGCTTGTGCACCTGTGAAGTCCCCAGCAATGCAGGCCCCAGTGCCTGTAGCACGACCCTCTCCCACACTGCCCCTTCTTCCTCTCATCCGGGAGGCCCAAGCTTGAGCATGGACTGCCTCCCTCATGGACTTTCCAATAAAAGACTGCTTTCAACTCCATTTGTTTCCGGCTCCTGTGACCTCTGGGCCCCCGAGAGCTCTGGGGAGATGGGTGTGGGTTTGGGACTTCTTGTCCCCAGTGGAGAGTGGAGCAGGACCCATGGCAGATGTTCTTGGGGTGTGAAGGAGAGCAGGGGCAGGAACAAGAGGCCTATTCCTAGGGTTCACTGTAGAAATCCAAAAATCAACCCAAGAACCGCAGCCTCCATTTCaccaggaaatggaaacctagaCATTTGGCCTCTGACCTCTAGCCTCAGACCAGGGAAATAAACCCCCAAACCTTCCCACTGACTTCCACTTCTGACCTGGCTATGATCAACCCTGCCAGTGTGACCAAC is a genomic window of Bos mutus isolate GX-2022 chromosome 13, NWIPB_WYAK_1.1, whole genome shotgun sequence containing:
- the PI3 gene encoding elafin; translated protein: MKTRSFLVQVVVLLVLGTLVAEAAIVRGRPKGQGTKERNVLVNEKSPINGQHPVKRPNPVKGQGPVKGQGPVKGQGPVKGQDPVKGQDPVKGQDPVKGQDPVKGQDPVKGQDPVKGQDPVKGQDPVKGQDPVKGQDPVKDQNPVRGQEPVKGQDPVKGQDPVKGQDPVKRQDRIGGPLLTKRGSCPRVLIRCAMMNPPNRCLRDAQCPGAKKCCEGSCGKTCMDPR